A portion of the Tenacibaculum todarodis genome contains these proteins:
- a CDS encoding protein-disulfide reductase DsbD family protein, with protein sequence MKQFILLISLILSLTSFAQTEDNPSVWNAEIKKISDTEYDVIFKAKILDKWHVYSQYNPDGASLPIEIYAPDSLANYKIIGKAKESKTYKEYTEIWDKEEIFFKKNATLTQRIEITDPTASRIKIILEGQVCKEACLQIEESFILSLNGQTLNIVETIDERSKLLSKKLKLDLKNTSLLKMDSDGNSEEGSSLFTIFILGFVGGLLALLTPCVFPMIPLTVSFFTKQSQTKSKGITNAVLYGVFIVVIYFLLSLPFHLIDGLDPSILNSISTNVWLNLFFFAILAFFAFSFFGFYEITLPSSWGNKMDDASNVGGIIGIFFMALTLAIVSFSCTGPILGSLLAGSLNASGNTAMQLSTGMVGFGLALALPFALFALFPSWLNSLPKSGGWLNTTKVVLGFLELAFAFKFLSNADLVGHWDFLKREVFIGIWILIFFGLALYIFGKIKFPHDGPSKKLSFSRISFGILVASFVIYLIPGVMKNPTWNLNQLSGFPPPQFYSIYEQESDCPLGLNCFKDFDEGLQYAKENNKPILLDFTGWACVNCRKMEENVWSEPDIYQTLKEDFVLISLYVDDNEKELPKDQQFDFLKANGKIKKIETVGDKWATFQVLNFKNASQPYYLLLSPDLEILHRPEKYTDRDTYKQWLDEGLVKFKN encoded by the coding sequence ATGAAGCAATTCATATTATTAATTTCACTTATTTTATCACTCACCTCTTTTGCACAAACAGAAGATAATCCGTCAGTTTGGAATGCTGAAATAAAAAAAATATCAGATACAGAATATGATGTTATTTTTAAAGCCAAAATCTTAGATAAATGGCATGTGTATTCTCAATACAATCCAGATGGAGCATCTTTGCCTATTGAAATTTACGCACCAGACAGTCTTGCAAATTATAAAATTATTGGTAAAGCCAAAGAAAGCAAAACCTATAAAGAGTATACAGAAATTTGGGATAAGGAAGAGATTTTCTTCAAAAAAAACGCAACCCTAACACAGCGTATAGAAATTACAGATCCAACAGCTTCTAGAATTAAAATTATCTTAGAAGGGCAAGTTTGTAAAGAAGCTTGTTTACAAATAGAAGAATCATTTATTTTATCATTAAATGGGCAAACTTTAAACATTGTTGAAACCATTGATGAACGCAGTAAATTACTATCAAAAAAATTAAAATTAGATTTAAAAAACACTTCACTTTTAAAAATGGATTCTGATGGTAATTCTGAAGAAGGAAGTAGTCTTTTTACCATTTTTATTCTTGGTTTTGTTGGTGGATTATTAGCATTATTAACACCTTGTGTTTTCCCAATGATTCCGCTTACGGTTTCATTTTTCACAAAACAATCTCAAACAAAGTCCAAAGGAATTACCAATGCTGTTTTATACGGTGTTTTTATTGTTGTTATCTACTTTCTTTTAAGCCTTCCTTTTCATTTAATTGACGGTTTAGATCCTAGTATTTTAAATAGCATTTCTACCAATGTATGGCTAAATCTATTTTTCTTTGCTATACTTGCCTTTTTTGCGTTTTCATTCTTTGGTTTTTATGAAATTACACTACCAAGTTCTTGGGGAAATAAAATGGATGATGCTTCAAATGTTGGAGGAATTATTGGTATTTTCTTTATGGCATTAACCTTAGCTATTGTATCTTTTTCTTGTACAGGTCCAATTTTAGGTTCTTTATTAGCAGGTTCTTTAAATGCATCTGGAAATACCGCAATGCAGCTTTCTACAGGTATGGTTGGTTTTGGTTTAGCGTTAGCGTTACCATTTGCTTTATTCGCATTGTTTCCTAGCTGGTTAAACTCATTACCAAAATCTGGTGGTTGGTTAAACACAACAAAAGTTGTACTAGGTTTTTTAGAATTAGCTTTTGCTTTTAAATTCTTATCAAATGCTGATTTAGTTGGGCATTGGGATTTCTTAAAACGTGAGGTCTTTATTGGAATTTGGATTCTTATCTTCTTTGGATTAGCTTTATATATCTTCGGAAAAATTAAATTTCCACATGATGGCCCTTCAAAAAAATTATCTTTTTCTCGTATTTCCTTCGGAATTTTAGTTGCATCATTTGTAATCTATTTAATTCCAGGTGTTATGAAAAATCCAACTTGGAATTTAAATCAATTAAGCGGATTTCCACCACCACAATTTTATAGTATTTACGAGCAAGAAAGTGATTGTCCGTTAGGTTTAAATTGTTTTAAAGATTTTGATGAAGGTTTACAGTATGCTAAAGAAAATAACAAACCAATCTTGCTAGATTTCACAGGTTGGGCGTGTGTAAACTGTCGTAAAATGGAAGAAAATGTTTGGTCTGAACCGGATATTTATCAAACATTAAAAGAAGATTTTGTATTAATCTCTTTATACGTAGATGATAACGAAAAAGAACTTCCGAAAGATCAGCAATTCGACTTTTTAAAAGCCAACGGAAAGATTAAAAAAATAGAAACTGTTGGAGATAAATGGGCAACTTTTCAGGTGCTAAACTTTAAAAACGCATCGCAACCTTATTATTTATTATTAAGTCCAGATTTAGAAATTTTACATAGACCTGAGAAATATACGGATAGAGATACTTATAAACAATGGTTGGATGAAGGTTTGGTGAAATTTAAAAATTAA
- a CDS encoding TonB-dependent receptor — protein sequence MKLNNFISKLLFAFGLLLVTTAFGQTITGKVTDTNGESLPYVNVIEKGTTNGTTTDENGAFSLNVKKMPTIIVVSSIGFSAIEKQITNTTPLTFTLKEDSVSLDEIVLTGNRSKPRTILDSAVPIDNINAGDLKATGQTSVDQMLTFSVPSYNASSQTVSDGTAHFDPADLRGLGPSRTLVLVNGKRKNQSALVYVNDTPGKGEVGVDMKSIPTAAIERVEVLRDGASAQYGSDAVAGVINIILKKNVSFTEVNVNSGVTKEGDGFNIDGDVNHTFTFADGGFVNTSLGLSYQDITNRAGEPGKDDLFGVDDQWTRDNPALGMTIGQPEMKKGDIFVNAEMPLNDNTKLYAFGGFNMRQGKSFALYRPPYWVQDPHNLLHEAGTEYQGFQPTFETDIKDFLFTAGSKFKLGEFNADASASYGSNSVGYTIGNTLNPSLGANSPTSFDAGAYAFSNIIGNFDVSRSFGDVSIGIGLEGRQEQFDVTAGQEESYIDGGAQSFPGLQPGNALSETRTNIGGYGTLDWDITDKFLISGAARYENYSDFGGNTSWKISSRYKINDSGVLRASYSTGFRAPSLHQVYLSNVQTLVSGGTISNQGTFNNVSPVIKDLGVASLFAETSKSISAGITVKASRDFTISLDYYNVKVEDRVVFSGEIGGTDDNGNPNAAVQQILDDNSVTSIKFFINAADTKTEGFDFTVRQKNLEVGAGKLGVNLALNVNNTRLEGEVKTPTKLSSYKNAIFNRKEQSRIISARPSTKFLFGGDYKINKFSANLNNTYFGEVTWMHATDPGKDQTFQGKVITDLFFGYELTDKISINAQVNNLFNVYPDELDAKGDASTDLGGRFKYPWEVNQFGFNGMTFRAGLTLKL from the coding sequence ATGAAACTAAACAACTTTATTAGCAAATTACTTTTTGCATTTGGATTATTGCTTGTTACCACAGCTTTTGGGCAAACAATTACAGGAAAAGTTACTGATACAAATGGTGAGTCTTTGCCTTACGTTAATGTCATCGAAAAAGGTACCACTAATGGTACTACTACAGATGAAAATGGAGCTTTTTCTCTTAATGTAAAAAAGATGCCTACAATAATAGTGGTATCGTCTATTGGTTTTTCTGCCATTGAAAAACAAATTACAAATACAACTCCATTAACTTTTACACTAAAAGAAGATAGTGTAAGTTTAGATGAAATTGTATTAACAGGTAACCGTTCTAAACCTAGAACAATATTAGATTCGGCAGTGCCAATTGATAATATTAATGCTGGTGACTTAAAAGCTACTGGGCAAACTAGTGTAGATCAAATGCTAACTTTTAGTGTTCCTTCTTATAATGCAAGTAGTCAAACAGTTTCTGATGGAACTGCTCATTTTGACCCTGCAGATTTAAGAGGTTTAGGGCCAAGTAGAACTTTAGTTTTAGTAAACGGTAAACGTAAAAATCAAAGTGCTTTAGTCTATGTAAATGACACTCCTGGTAAAGGTGAAGTTGGTGTAGATATGAAAAGTATACCTACAGCAGCAATTGAAAGAGTTGAAGTTTTACGTGATGGTGCATCTGCACAATATGGTTCTGATGCAGTTGCAGGTGTAATAAATATCATTTTGAAGAAAAATGTTAGTTTTACTGAAGTAAACGTTAATTCAGGTGTTACTAAAGAAGGAGACGGATTTAATATTGATGGTGATGTAAATCACACATTTACTTTTGCAGATGGCGGTTTTGTAAATACTTCTTTAGGATTAAGTTACCAAGACATTACTAATAGAGCCGGTGAGCCAGGGAAAGATGACTTATTTGGTGTTGATGATCAATGGACTAGAGATAACCCAGCATTAGGAATGACTATTGGGCAACCAGAAATGAAAAAAGGAGATATATTTGTTAATGCAGAGATGCCTTTAAATGATAATACTAAATTGTATGCTTTTGGAGGTTTTAATATGAGACAAGGAAAGAGTTTTGCATTATACAGACCACCATATTGGGTTCAAGATCCACATAATTTACTACATGAAGCAGGAACAGAATATCAAGGTTTTCAGCCGACCTTTGAAACTGATATAAAGGACTTTTTATTTACTGCAGGAAGTAAATTTAAGTTAGGAGAATTTAATGCGGATGCAAGTGCTAGTTATGGTAGTAATTCAGTTGGTTATACTATTGGTAATACTTTAAACCCAAGTTTAGGAGCAAATAGTCCAACATCTTTTGATGCTGGAGCGTATGCTTTTAGTAATATTATTGGAAATTTTGATGTTAGTCGTTCTTTTGGAGATGTAAGTATAGGTATAGGTTTAGAAGGACGTCAAGAGCAGTTTGATGTTACTGCAGGTCAGGAAGAATCTTATATAGACGGAGGAGCTCAATCTTTTCCAGGATTACAACCAGGAAACGCTTTAAGTGAAACAAGAACTAATATTGGAGGTTATGGTACTTTAGATTGGGATATAACAGATAAGTTCTTAATAAGTGGAGCAGCTCGTTATGAAAATTATTCAGATTTTGGAGGAAATACTTCTTGGAAAATTAGCTCAAGATATAAGATTAATGATTCAGGTGTATTGAGAGCATCTTATAGTACTGGTTTTAGAGCGCCATCTTTACATCAAGTATATTTAAGTAATGTACAAACGTTAGTTTCTGGTGGTACAATTTCTAATCAAGGGACCTTTAATAATGTAAGTCCTGTGATAAAAGATTTAGGTGTAGCTTCGTTATTTGCTGAAACATCTAAAAGTATTTCTGCTGGTATAACTGTTAAAGCTTCTAGAGATTTTACAATTTCATTAGATTATTATAATGTAAAAGTTGAAGACAGGGTAGTATTCTCTGGCGAAATTGGAGGAACTGATGATAATGGTAATCCAAATGCAGCAGTACAACAAATTTTAGATGACAATAGTGTTACCAGTATTAAATTTTTTATTAATGCAGCAGATACCAAAACAGAAGGATTTGACTTTACAGTACGTCAAAAAAACTTAGAAGTTGGTGCAGGGAAACTAGGTGTTAATTTAGCATTAAATGTTAATAATACTAGATTAGAAGGAGAGGTTAAAACTCCTACAAAATTATCAAGTTATAAAAATGCTATTTTTAACAGAAAAGAACAATCGAGAATTATTAGCGCTAGACCAAGCACTAAATTCTTATTTGGAGGAGATTATAAAATAAATAAATTTTCAGCAAATTTAAATAACACTTATTTTGGTGAAGTAACTTGGATGCATGCAACAGATCCTGGCAAAGATCAAACTTTTCAAGGAAAAGTTATTACAGATCTATTTTTTGGATATGAGTTAACTGATAAAATATCTATTAATGCACAGGTAAATAATTTATTTAATGTGTATCCAGATGAGTTAGATGCTAAAGGAGATGCTTCTACTGATTTGGGAGGTCGCTTTAAATACCCTTGGGAAGTAAACCAGTTTGGGTTTAATGGAATGACATTTAGAGCAGGATTAACTTTAAAGTTATAA
- a CDS encoding alpha/beta hydrolase produces MTHQEFTFNIYKTDFFGQYWQPENPKAVVVLVHGMGEHSTRYTTSVVPKLVENDFSVVAFDHFGHGKTTGKRGHNPNYNAVLESITEVINKAKELYPNKPVFLYGHSMGGNAVINYTLRKNHTLKGVIATSPMLKLAFTPPAWKLSVGKIMQKIAPSITLPSELDANGISRVQEEVDLYTNDPLVHDKVSPNFSLSFFDAADWAIENASKLETSMYLLHGTDDKIIDYKGTESFANKSKNATLKTYKGGYHELHNDLCKEEMLEDVANWMNSQL; encoded by the coding sequence ATGACACATCAAGAGTTTACTTTCAATATTTATAAAACTGATTTTTTTGGTCAATATTGGCAACCAGAAAACCCAAAAGCAGTTGTAGTTTTGGTTCACGGAATGGGCGAACATTCTACAAGATATACAACTTCAGTAGTTCCAAAATTAGTAGAGAATGATTTTTCTGTAGTTGCTTTTGATCATTTTGGACACGGAAAAACTACTGGAAAAAGAGGTCACAATCCTAATTATAATGCCGTCTTAGAAAGTATTACTGAAGTTATAAATAAAGCAAAAGAATTGTACCCAAACAAACCTGTTTTTTTATATGGACATTCAATGGGAGGAAATGCCGTTATTAATTACACATTGAGAAAAAACCATACTTTAAAAGGTGTTATTGCAACCAGCCCAATGTTAAAATTAGCATTTACACCACCAGCTTGGAAATTATCTGTAGGGAAAATTATGCAAAAGATTGCGCCGTCAATTACCTTACCAAGTGAGTTAGATGCTAACGGAATTTCACGAGTCCAAGAAGAAGTAGATCTATATACAAATGATCCTTTGGTGCATGATAAAGTGAGCCCTAATTTTTCATTATCCTTTTTTGACGCTGCGGATTGGGCAATTGAAAACGCTTCTAAATTAGAAACGTCGATGTATTTATTACATGGAACTGACGATAAAATTATTGACTATAAAGGAACTGAATCTTTTGCCAACAAATCAAAAAACGCAACCTTAAAAACCTATAAAGGTGGTTATCATGAATTGCATAACGATTTATGCAAAGAAGAAATGCTAGAAGATGTTGCAAATTGGATGAATTCTCAACTTTAA
- a CDS encoding sodium-translocating pyrophosphatase has product MESMMIWMPIVAAIIGLLYMLVKQKWVMKQDAGDGKMKEISDHIYEGALAFLNAEYKLLAIFVVIVSILLAIVAFFVPTTSYLIVIAFICGAIFSAFAGNIGMKIATKTNVRTTQAARTSLPNALKVSFGGGTVMGLGVAGLAVLGLTAFFIFFFWFFMDSTWTNTMDMTVVLETLAGFSLGAESIALFARVGGGIYTKAADVGADLVGKVEAGIPEDDPRNPATIADNVGDNVGDVAGMGADLFGSYVATVLAAMVLGNYVIKDMGGSISDAFGGIGPILLPMAIAGVGIIISMIGTMLVKINSNDAKESQVMGALNLGNWVSIGLVAAACFVLCKWMLPETMKMEFFGEGLQEISSMRVFYATLVGLVVGAVISSVTEYYTGLGKSPILKIVQQSSTGAGTNIIAGLATGMISTFPSVLLFAGAIWASYFFAGFYGVALAASAMMATTAMQLAIDAFGPIADNAGGIAEMSEQEPIVRERTDILDSVGNTTAATGKGFAIASAALTSLALFAAYVTFTGIDGINIFKAPVLAMLFVGGMVPVVFSALAMNAVGKAAMEMVQEVRRQFKDIPGIMEGTGKPEYDKCVAISTQASLKEMMLPGLLTIGFPLIIAFVPMIFGMDNLAIAEMLGGYMAGVTVSGVLWAIFQNNAGGAWDNAKKSFEAGVEINGEMTYKGSEAHKAAVTGDTVGDPFKDTSGPSMNILIKLTCLIGLVIAPILGGHTSDDTHAKNEIKKEVRVEVKSGESEIAQATITTTTIQNGKTSTDIQEIKGTVAEIEAKAKEAGTIVSVNVEKEAKTITKEVKVEVEEIK; this is encoded by the coding sequence ATGGAATCAATGATGATTTGGATGCCAATTGTAGCCGCTATAATTGGATTACTTTACATGCTTGTAAAGCAAAAATGGGTTATGAAACAAGATGCCGGTGACGGTAAAATGAAAGAAATTTCTGACCACATTTACGAAGGAGCATTAGCTTTTTTAAATGCAGAATATAAACTACTTGCCATTTTTGTAGTTATTGTAAGTATTTTACTAGCAATTGTAGCCTTTTTTGTTCCAACAACAAGTTATTTAATTGTAATTGCATTTATATGTGGAGCCATTTTTTCTGCTTTTGCAGGAAATATTGGTATGAAAATAGCTACCAAAACAAACGTTAGAACTACACAAGCAGCTCGTACAAGTTTACCAAATGCCTTAAAAGTATCATTTGGAGGAGGAACTGTAATGGGTCTTGGTGTTGCAGGTTTAGCTGTTTTAGGTTTAACAGCATTTTTCATCTTTTTCTTCTGGTTTTTCATGGATAGTACATGGACAAACACCATGGACATGACAGTTGTTCTTGAAACCTTAGCAGGTTTCTCTTTAGGAGCAGAATCAATTGCATTATTCGCTAGAGTTGGTGGAGGAATTTACACAAAAGCTGCCGATGTTGGTGCAGATCTAGTTGGTAAAGTTGAAGCTGGTATTCCAGAAGACGACCCAAGAAATCCTGCTACCATTGCAGATAACGTTGGAGACAATGTTGGTGATGTTGCTGGAATGGGTGCCGATTTATTTGGTTCTTATGTTGCAACAGTTTTAGCAGCAATGGTTTTAGGGAATTATGTAATTAAAGATATGGGCGGAAGTATTTCTGATGCTTTCGGCGGAATTGGGCCAATTTTATTACCAATGGCAATTGCTGGTGTTGGAATTATAATTTCTATGATTGGAACCATGTTGGTAAAAATAAATAGTAACGACGCAAAAGAATCTCAAGTTATGGGCGCCTTAAACTTAGGAAACTGGGTTTCTATTGGTTTAGTAGCTGCTGCTTGTTTTGTTTTATGTAAATGGATGTTACCAGAAACTATGAAAATGGAATTCTTTGGTGAAGGCTTACAAGAAATTTCTTCTATGAGAGTGTTCTATGCTACCTTAGTTGGTTTAGTTGTGGGTGCAGTTATTTCATCAGTAACAGAATACTATACTGGATTAGGGAAATCTCCAATTTTAAAAATTGTTCAACAATCTTCAACTGGAGCTGGAACTAATATTATTGCAGGTTTAGCAACGGGAATGATTTCAACTTTCCCTTCAGTACTATTATTTGCTGGAGCAATTTGGGCTTCATATTTCTTTGCAGGATTTTACGGAGTTGCTTTAGCAGCTTCTGCAATGATGGCAACAACTGCTATGCAATTAGCAATTGACGCATTTGGACCAATTGCAGATAATGCAGGTGGAATTGCAGAAATGAGTGAACAAGAGCCAATTGTTAGAGAACGTACAGATATTTTAGATTCAGTTGGTAATACAACCGCAGCAACAGGAAAAGGTTTTGCTATTGCTTCTGCCGCATTAACATCCTTAGCATTATTTGCTGCTTATGTAACCTTTACAGGTATTGACGGAATTAACATTTTTAAAGCACCCGTTTTAGCCATGTTATTTGTTGGTGGAATGGTTCCTGTAGTATTTTCTGCTTTAGCAATGAATGCTGTAGGAAAAGCTGCCATGGAAATGGTGCAAGAAGTTAGACGTCAGTTTAAAGATATTCCAGGAATAATGGAAGGAACTGGGAAACCAGAATACGACAAATGTGTAGCAATTTCTACACAAGCATCTTTAAAAGAAATGATGTTACCTGGTTTATTAACAATCGGATTTCCTTTAATAATTGCATTTGTTCCAATGATTTTTGGAATGGATAATTTAGCTATCGCCGAAATGTTAGGTGGTTATATGGCTGGTGTTACTGTTTCGGGTGTACTTTGGGCAATTTTCCAAAACAATGCTGGTGGAGCTTGGGATAACGCTAAAAAATCTTTTGAAGCAGGTGTAGAAATCAACGGAGAAATGACTTATAAAGGTTCTGAAGCACATAAAGCGGCGGTAACTGGAGATACTGTTGGAGATCCTTTTAAAGATACTTCTGGACCATCAATGAATATTTTAATTAAACTTACTTGTTTAATTGGTTTAGTAATTGCTCCTATTTTAGGAGGACATACTTCTGATGACACGCATGCTAAAAATGAAATTAAAAAAGAGGTTAGAGTTGAAGTAAAAAGTGGAGAATCTGAAATTGCTCAAGCTACAATAACAACAACCACAATTCAAAATGGAAAAACCTCAACAGATATTCAAGAAATAAAAGGAACTGTTGCAGAAATTGAAGCCAAAGCAAAAGAAGCTGGAACAATTGTTTCTGTTAATGTTGAAAAAGAAGCTAAAACGATTACAAAAGAAGTAAAAGTTGAAGTTGAAGAAATAAAATAA
- a CDS encoding anthranilate synthase component I family protein: MPIRTTQTFSIDSPSEFKQRLFQWSQQFETIIWLDSNNYQQQYSSFDSCLAVEEFTSIKTDYHGAFEKLKEYQSYTKDYIFGYISYDVKNDIEQLSSNNFDGLDFSDLYFFQPQKLIFIKGNTVEFQYLRMIDDEIEEDFEEIIKTNTNVTSSVVEKYSEQEKIKIKLRIHKDEYYQKVEKMLAHIRRGDIYEANFCQEFYTENTSINPLEVFQHLNEISEPPFATFLKLEHQYLLSATPERYIKKEGTKVISQPIKGTAKRLINKVEDAKISFDLAHDKKEQAENVMIVDLVRNDLSKTAKKGSVKVEELCKVYTFKQVHQMVSTIVSEVEHTTHPVDIIKETFPMGSMTGAPKVSAMKIIENLEETKRGLYSGTVGYFTPTGDFDFNVVIRSILYNEEKKYISYSVGGAITAKSTPEKEYEECLLKAKAMKYVLLNSK, from the coding sequence ATGCCAATTAGAACAACACAAACTTTTTCAATTGATTCTCCTTCGGAATTTAAGCAACGCTTATTCCAATGGTCGCAACAATTTGAAACTATAATTTGGTTAGATTCTAATAATTACCAGCAGCAATATTCTTCGTTTGATAGTTGTTTGGCTGTTGAAGAATTTACGTCTATTAAAACCGATTATCACGGTGCTTTTGAAAAGCTAAAAGAATATCAATCCTACACAAAAGATTATATTTTTGGATATATTTCTTACGATGTAAAAAATGATATTGAACAACTATCTTCCAATAACTTTGATGGTTTAGATTTCTCTGATTTGTATTTTTTTCAGCCTCAAAAGTTAATTTTTATAAAAGGAAACACTGTTGAATTTCAGTATTTAAGAATGATTGATGATGAAATTGAGGAAGATTTTGAAGAAATAATAAAAACCAATACAAATGTCACTTCGAGCGTAGTCGAGAAGTATTCAGAACAAGAAAAAATAAAAATAAAACTTCGCATTCATAAAGATGAATATTATCAGAAAGTAGAAAAAATGCTTGCACATATTCGTCGAGGAGATATTTATGAAGCTAATTTTTGTCAAGAGTTTTATACAGAAAATACAAGTATTAATCCGCTTGAAGTTTTTCAGCATTTAAACGAAATTTCTGAACCTCCTTTTGCAACTTTTTTAAAGCTGGAACATCAATATTTATTATCGGCAACGCCAGAAAGATACATTAAAAAGGAAGGAACAAAAGTTATCTCTCAACCTATAAAAGGAACCGCAAAAAGGTTAATTAATAAAGTTGAAGATGCTAAAATTTCTTTCGATTTAGCACACGATAAAAAAGAACAAGCAGAAAACGTAATGATTGTAGATTTGGTAAGAAACGACTTATCTAAAACTGCAAAAAAAGGCTCTGTAAAAGTTGAAGAATTGTGTAAAGTGTATACATTTAAACAAGTGCATCAAATGGTTTCTACAATAGTTTCTGAAGTTGAGCACACAACACATCCTGTAGATATTATCAAAGAAACCTTTCCAATGGGAAGCATGACGGGTGCTCCAAAAGTTTCTGCCATGAAAATTATAGAAAACCTAGAAGAAACCAAACGAGGTTTATATTCTGGAACTGTTGGCTACTTCACTCCTACTGGAGATTTTGATTTTAATGTAGTTATTAGAAGTATACTTTATAATGAAGAAAAAAAGTATATATCTTATTCTGTTGGTGGCGCAATTACAGCCAAATCTACACCAGAAAAAGAGTACGAAGAATGTTTATTAAAGGCAAAAGCTATGAAATACGTTTTGCTAAATTCAAAATAG
- the tilS gene encoding tRNA lysidine(34) synthetase TilS, translating into MFTFEAEMHQKFKKHIADNFPFLEGKKLLIAISGGLDSVVLTHIFSTLNVAEASLAHCNFQLRGNESDLDEQFVVNLGEKLNLKVYQTTFNTKKYSKENKLSTQIAARELRYNWFQKLVKKHSFDFVLTAHHADDNLETFLINLTRGTGLEGLTGIPAINKNIVRPLLVFSREEIKQFATENNINWREDASNAETKYVRNKIRHEVIPKLKELNPNLLNSFEKTSLFLQESQQIIDDSIEDIKAKVVSKDFSTALEVTKIDIEKIQQLSNPKVYLYQLLKAYNFTEWNDVENLLSAQSGKQVFSKTHRLLKNRDFLLVTEISSFEENQVFYIEENQTKITNPIQLKLEKVSEKVDTKNNVIFVDKDLLKFPLTVRKWQNGDYLYPSGMNGKKKLSKYFKDEKLSLLEKENTWLLCSSDNKIIWVLNKRQDNRFLVTTNTQNIIKITHK; encoded by the coding sequence ATGTTTACTTTTGAAGCTGAAATGCATCAGAAATTCAAAAAACATATTGCCGATAATTTTCCTTTCTTAGAAGGAAAAAAACTACTAATTGCTATTTCTGGCGGTTTGGATTCTGTAGTTTTAACACACATATTCAGTACACTGAATGTAGCTGAAGCTTCTTTAGCTCATTGTAATTTTCAATTACGTGGAAACGAAAGTGATTTAGATGAACAATTTGTAGTTAATCTAGGCGAAAAACTAAATTTAAAAGTATATCAAACTACGTTTAATACAAAGAAATACTCCAAAGAAAACAAATTATCTACACAAATTGCAGCAAGAGAATTACGTTATAATTGGTTTCAAAAATTGGTTAAAAAACATTCTTTTGATTTTGTATTAACTGCGCATCATGCAGATGATAATTTAGAAACTTTTTTAATAAATCTAACTAGAGGAACAGGATTGGAAGGTTTAACCGGAATTCCAGCGATTAACAAAAATATTGTGCGTCCGTTATTAGTTTTTTCACGTGAAGAAATTAAACAATTTGCTACAGAAAACAATATTAATTGGAGAGAAGATGCAAGTAATGCGGAAACAAAATATGTCCGTAATAAAATTAGGCACGAAGTAATTCCGAAATTAAAAGAATTGAATCCTAACCTATTAAATTCGTTTGAAAAAACCTCTCTTTTTCTGCAAGAAAGTCAACAAATTATTGACGATAGCATTGAAGATATTAAAGCAAAAGTTGTTTCAAAAGACTTCTCAACTGCGCTAGAAGTGACAAAGATTGATATTGAAAAAATTCAGCAATTATCAAACCCAAAAGTATATTTATATCAACTTTTAAAAGCATATAATTTTACTGAATGGAATGATGTTGAAAATTTACTTTCTGCCCAATCGGGAAAACAAGTGTTTTCTAAAACACATCGACTTTTAAAAAATCGAGATTTTCTTTTGGTTACTGAGATTAGTTCTTTTGAAGAAAACCAGGTTTTTTATATTGAAGAAAATCAAACAAAAATCACGAATCCTATTCAGCTTAAACTAGAAAAAGTTTCTGAGAAAGTTGACACAAAAAATAATGTTATTTTTGTAGATAAAGATTTGTTAAAATTTCCATTAACAGTAAGAAAATGGCAAAATGGCGACTATCTTTACCCGTCAGGAATGAATGGTAAAAAGAAGTTAAGTAAGTATTTTAAAGATGAAAAACTTTCACTCTTAGAAAAAGAAAATACTTGGTTACTTTGTTCTTCTGACAATAAAATTATTTGGGTTTTAAACAAAAGACAAGACAATCGTTTTTTGGTTACCACCAACACACAAAATATTATAAAAATAACACACAAATGA